In the genome of Hyalangium ruber, the window TTGTGGACCCAGCGCGGGAAGGGGCCCGACTCCATCGTGTCCTGGAAGAGCGAGCCCTCGATGTACTTGGTATGGCGGGCCACCAGCGTCTGGGACACGGGGCCGATGCGCACCCGCACCACCGCCCGGGCCCCCTCGCGGATGCCCTCGCCGGTGCGCTCCACCAGCTCCATGCTCTCCCAGGGAGGCGTCAGCCGCTCCAGAGCCCCCTCTCGGGCGTGCCAGGCGAACAGCTCCGTCGCCGGCACTGGCATCCGGCTCCTCGCGTTGAACATCAACGACTTGCCCATGCTCCCTCCCGGCGCAACAGTGAGGACGCGCATGCTTACCCCGGACCTTCTCGAACGCGCAGTGGAAATCCTCCGCCAGGGCGGTGTCGTCGCCCTGCCCACGGAAACCGTGTACGGCCTGGCCGCCAACGCCGAGGATGAGCTGGCCGTGCGCCGCGTCTTCGCCATCAAGGGCCGGCCGGCCACCCACCCGCTCATCGTCCACATTCCCGGCGTCGAGGCCCTGCCGGACTGGGCCCGCGACATCCCCGAGGAGGCCCGGCGCCTGGCCGCCGCCTTCTGGCCCGGGCCGCTCACCCTGGTGCTGCCACGCACCGCGCGCGCCACCGACGCCGTCACCGGGGGCCAGGACACCGTGGCCCTGCGCGTGCCCGCCCACCCCATCGCCCACGCGGTCCTCTCCGCGCTGGGCGGCGGGCTGGCCGCGCCCAGCGCCAACCGCTTCGGCCGCGTCAGCCCCACCACCGCCCCGCATGTCCGCGAGGACCTGGGAGCCGAGGTGGACCTGGTGCTGGACGGAGGCCCCTGCACCGTGGGCGTGGAGTCCACCATCGTGGACCTCAGCTCCGGCGAGCCCGCCATCCTCCGCCCCGGTGGTTTGGCCTCCGAGGAAGTCGAGCGCGTGCTCGGCCGCCCCGTGCCGATACGCACCGCGTCAACCGTGCGCGTCTCCGGCTCGCTGGCCTCGCACTACGCCCCGCGCGCCGGGGTGGTGCTGGTGGAGCCCGCCGAGGCGCTCGCCAAGGCGGAAGGCCTGCGCGCCCAGGGGCTGCGGGTGGGGGTGCTGGGCCCTTCGAGCCTCGTGCTGCCCCCGGATTTCCCCCGCTTCGAGGTGCCCGAGGACCCCGCCGGGGCCGCGCGCTACCTTTATATGCGCCTGCGCGAGGCGGACCAGGCCGGCCTGGAAATGCTCGTCGCGTGTCTGCCGCCCGCCCGGGGCCTGGGGCTGGCGGTGCGGGACCGGCTCTCCCGCGCGGCCGCTCCCCGGCCTCCGGGTGCTTGAAGCTCCGCTCGCAGTCCGATATCCCGCCCCTCGCATCCCAAGGAGCGTCCTCCCGTGAAGCGAAGCCTCATCGGTCTCCTCCTCCCCCTCTGTGCCTTCACCGCGTGCAAGGACACGCCTCCCGGGCAGATGGAACCCATCCCCCGCCCTCCCGGCTACGTGGAGCCTCCCAAGGAGGAGGCGCCCAAGCCGGCCGCGGCACCCGCCCCGGATCCCAACAAGGTGGTGCTGCGCTGGAACCTCGTGGTGGACACGCCCGTGGCCTTCCGCCTGGAGGGCACTCCGGAGTCCACCGATTCCAAGGCTCCCGCAGCCGCCGCGCTGCGCACCACCTATGCGCTGCAGCGGCCCCGCGAGGGGGACTACCAGCTGCGCTTCACCACGGAGGGCGCTGGGGCCACGCAGGACCAGGGCACCGTGAGCGAGCGCGGCTTCGTGCTGGACGGGCTGAACCCCTCGGAGCGCAACCTCGCCACGCTGTGGCTGGAGCTGCCGAGGGACCCGGTGGCCATCGGTAACACCTGGGCGCTCGGCGCGGACCTGGTGGACGTGTCGCCGCTGGGGCCGGACTTCGTCCAGAAGAAGGCGGAGCGGCGCAACAGCGTGAAGCTCACCGCCCTCATCCCCGAGGCGGACGACAAGGTGGCCACCGTCGAGTACGACCTCCACGAGCTCGTTACCGGCAGCTTCCCGCCCAGCCCGCACGCGCTCCACACGATTCCCGCGGCCCCCGCGAAGCCCGCCGACAAGAAGAAGGGCAAGAAGGAGACCGAGGAGCACGCGTCCCAGGGGCCTCGTGAAGTCACCGCCACGGTGACGATCAAGGGCCGGGGCGACTTCCTGGTGAAGGCGGGCCGCTGGCGCAGCTGGCAGGGCACGCTCACGGCGAAGCAGGAGGGCTACACGCCGAAGACGCCGAACGAGTCCCTGGTGAAGGTCCCCACGGGCACCTTCAAGCTGCAGCTCACCGCGCTGGACTCGGTGCCCGCGGAGCTGCAGCAGCCGGCGGCGAAGAAGTAGCCGCGGAAGCGGTGCCGTCCGCCTCGTGGACGAGGCGGACCACCGCGTCCACCCACGCCGGGTGAGCGTTGAGCGAGGGCACGAGGGTGAGCGCCTCGCCCCCGCTCTCCAGGAACTGCTCCCGGGCGCGGATGCCCACCTCCTCCAGCGTCTCCAGGCAGTCGGCGACGAAGGCCGGGCACATCACCGCCAGCCGCCGCACGCCCTTCTTCGCCAGCTCCGGCAGCACGAAGTCCGTGTAGGGCTTCACCCACGGGGTGCGGCCCAGGCGCGACTGGAACGAGACGGTGTAGCCCTCGGGCGCCAGGCCCAGGCGCTCGGCCAGGCCCCGCGAGGTGGCGAAGCACTGCGCGCGGTAGCAGTTGCGGTTCACGTCCGTGAGTACGTCACAGCAGCTCGCGGAGGCCAGGCAATGCCGCCCGGACGGATCGCTCTTGCGCATGTGGCGCTCGGGCAGCCCGTGGTAGCTCATGAGCACGTGGTCGGCGCGCAGCTCGGCGATGACGGGCCGCGCCACCTCGGCGAAGGCCTCCAGGAAGCCCGGGTGGTCGAAGAAGGCCGGCACCGCCCGTACGGGCGCCACGTCCCACGCCTCGGACAGCACCTCGTAGACGCGCGCCAGGCTGGAGCTGGAGGAGGAGGCGGCCGCATGGGGGTAGAGCGGGAGGACGACGAACTCGGAGACGCCGCGCGCCTTGAGCGCCTTCACCGCGTCCGGCAGGGAGGGGTTGCCGTAGCGCATGGCCAGCTCCACCTCGTACTGGCCGGCCAGGCGGGAGGCCACCTCGGCCGTCAGCGCGCGGCTGTGGACGAGCAGCGGCGAGCCCTCCTTCATCCACACCTTCCGGTAGGCCTCGGCGCTCTTGGCCGGACGGGTGGGCAGGATGATGAGGTTGAGCAGCGCCCAGCGGCCCACGGGGTGGATGTCCAACACCCGGGGGTCATTGAGGAACTCGCGCAGGTAGCGGCGCACGGGCCCCGTCTCCGGAGCGTCCGGCGTGCCCAGGTTGACCAGCAGCAGCCCCTTCTTCGGTGCGGGCATGGGCGCTCAGTGCAACGCGTGCGGCATGGTCAGGGCGAACTCGGCGATGCGGGCCTCGAACTGCTGCCCGTCCGGCCGCACCATGGCGTAGCTGCCGTGCATGGAGCCGAACGGGGTGCGCAGCATGGCCCAGCTCGTGTACTCGAAGCGCTCGCCGGGGGCCAACTTGGGCTGCTTGCCCACCACGCCCTCGCCGCGCACCTCCTCCACGCGCCCGTTGGCATCGGTGATGATCCAATGCCGGCTGCGGAGCTGCGCGGGCGCGGTGCCCACGTTGGCGATCTCCACCGTGTACTTGAAGGCGTAGTGGCCAGACTCAGGAGCGCTGCGCTCCTGCCAGTAGGCCGGCTTCACGGTGATGCGAATGCCCTCGGAGGTGGTCGTGGACATGTTCCCCACATTGGGACGGGACGTGCCCGGGTTGCAAGCAAAACGCCCGGAGGCGCTCTAGGTCTTGGCGCTCTCTCGGTCGTGCCCCGGCTCGGGGGCCTTGGGCCAGATGAGCGAGGCGACGATGCTGGCCACCAGGATGCCGGCGATGACACCGAGCGACAGCACGATGGGGACGTGGATGTCGAAGTAGGTGATGAGCATCTTCACCCCCACGAAGCCCAGGATGGCGGCCAGGCCCACCTTCAGGAAGTGGAACTTCTCCATGAGGCTGGCCACCACGAAGAACAGGGAGCGCAGGCCCAGGATGGCGCAGACGTTGGACGTATAGATGATGAAGGCGTCCTGGCTGATGCCCAGCACCGCCGGGATGGAGTCCAGCGCGAAGAGCAGGTCGGTGGCCTCCACCACCAGCAGCACCAGGAACAGCGGAGTGACCTTCATCCGCCCGTCCTCGTGGATGAAGAAGCGGCTGCCATCTCCCAGGCGGGACACCGGCAGCACCCGGCGGGCGATCTTCACCACCGCCTTCTGCTCGGGGTCCACGTCCTCGTCCTTGGACACCAGCATCTTCACGGCGGTGAAGACGAGGAAGGCGCCGAACAGGTAGATGAGCCAGTGGAACTCCTTCACCAGCGCCGTGCCCGCGATGATGAGCACCGCGCGCATGATGAAGGCGCCGATGATGCCCCAGAAGAGCACCCGGTGCTGGTGCTCGGGCGCTACCCGGAAGTAGCTGAACACCATCAGGAAGACGAAGAGGTTGTCGACCGAGAGCGAGTACTCGACGACGTAGGCGGTGAGCCACTGCAGCGCGGGCTCGGGGCCCGAGAAGCGCCAGATGCCGGCGCAGAAGAGCATGCTGATGGTGACCCACACCACCGTCCAGATGCCGGCTTCCTTGGGCGACACCGTGTGCTCTTTGCGGTGGAACAAGCCCAGGTCGATGGCGAGCATCGCCAGCACGAAGACGTTGAAGCCTACCCAGAGCGCGACTTGCGTATTCACGGACGGTTCCTGACTGGCTGCGGAAACGCCCCACCCTAACCGGCATGGCCGCGCGCCGTCGACAACGGACTGATTCTTCTGCCCACCGCTGGCTATTCCGTCGCCGGCCGCCGCAGCACCACCATGGAGCGCCCCACCACCTGCACCTTGCCGCCCGCCGGCGTGTGGGTGTGCGCCGATTCCCCCGAGGCCGCCGTATCCACCACCAACTCCCAGTCGGCGCCCCACTCGATGGCCGGCAGCAGGAAGGTGATTGGCTCGTGGTGCGCGTTCATCAGCACCAGCAGCGTATCTCCGACGATGCGCTGGCCCTCGTCGTCCAGGGTGGCGATGGCATCGCCTCCCAGCAGGAAGCCCACGGAGCGCACGTGGGGCTTCTCCCAGTCATCCTTGCGCATCTCCTTGCCGTCGGGCCGGAACCACGCCAGGTCCTTCAGCTCGCTGTCCCAGATGTGGGCGCCACGGAAGAAGCGGCGCTTGGAGAGCACGGGCTGCTCGCGGCGCAGCTGGCTGATGCGCACGGTGAACTCCAGCAGCGCGCGCTGTCGGGAGTCCAGGTTCCAGTCCACCCACGAGAGCGCGTTGTCCTGGCAGTAGGCGTTGTTGTTGCCCTTCTGCGTGCGCCCCATCTCGTCGCCCGCCACCAGCATGGGCACGCCCTGGGAGACGAAGAGCGTGGCCAGGAAGTTGCGCTTCTGCTGCTCGCGCAGGGCGACGATTTTCGGGTCCTCCGTCTCGCCCTCCACCCCGCAGTTCCACGAGTGGTTGTCGTTGGCGCCGTCCCGGTTGTTCTCCTGGTTCGCCTCGTTGTGCTTGTCGTTGTAGGTGACCAGGTCGTGCAGGGTGAAGCCGTCGTGCGCGGTGATGAAGTTCACGCTCGCGGTGGGCCTGCGCCCCGAGAGCGAGAACAGGTCCGAAGAGCCGGTGAGCCGGTAGCCGATCTCCGCCGCCTGCCGGTCATCGCCCTTCCAGTAGCGGCGGATGGTGTCGCGGTACTTGCCGTTCCACTCGCTCCAGAGCACCGGGAAGTTGCCCACCTGGTAGCCGAAGTCGCCCACGTCCCACGGCTCGGCGATGAGCTTGACCCGGCTGAGCACGGGGTCCTGGTGAATCATCTGGAAGAAGGCCGCGCGCGTGTCGTAGCCCGTCCGGTCCCGGCCCAGCGTGGTGGCCAGGTCGAAGCGGAACCCGTCCACGTGCATCACCTCGACCCAGTAGCGCAGCGAGTCGGCCACCAGCTTCAGGGAGTACGCGTGCGAGGCGTTCCACGAGTTCCCGCACCCGGTGAAGTCCAGGTAGAAGCGCGGATCCTTGTCGCTGAGCCGGTAGTAGGCCGCGTTGTCCAGCCCCTTGAAGGACAGCAGGGGCCCCATGTGGTTGCCCTCGCACGTGTGGTTGTAGACCACGTCGAGGAGCACCTCGATGCCGGCGCGGTGCAGCGCCTTCACCATCTGCTTGAACTCGGTGACCTGGCCGCCCAGGGAGCCGGAGCTGCTGTAGCGCGACTCGGGGGCGAAGTAGCCCAGCGTGTTGTAGCCCCAGTAGTTGGTGAGCCCCTTCTTGGTGAGGAAGGGCTCGTCGGCCAGGGCGTGGATGGGCAGGAGCTCCACGGCGGTGACGCCCACCTTCCGCAGGTGCTCGAGCACGGCCGGGTGCGCCAGCCCCGCGTAGGTACCGCGCAGGGGCTCGGGCACGTCCGGGTGCAGCTTCGTGAAGCCCTTCACGTGCAGCTCATAGATGAGCGACTGATGCCAGGGGATGGCCGGCGGCCTGTCGCCCTCCCAGTCGAACGCATCGGTCAGCACCACCGCCTTGGGCATGCCCGCGGCGCTGTCGCGGGAGTCGATGGTGAGGTCCGCTTCCTTGTCGCTCTCGTCCCCGACTTTGTACGGGTAGACGGGCACGGCGTAGTCCACGTGGCCGTGGAGGGCGCGCGCGTACGGGTCCACCAGCAGCTTGTCGGGGTTGAAGCGCATGCCCCGCTTCGGCTCGTAGGGGCCATGCGCGCGCAGGCCGTAGAGGGTGCCCGGCTGCAGGCCGGGGACGTAGCCGTGCCAGACCTGGTGTGTCGTCTCCAGCAGGGGGAAGCGACGGATTTCTCGCGTGGGGTCCGCGGGGTCGAAGAGGCAGACCTCCAGCTTCCGGGCATGCTCGCTGAAGACCGCGAAGTTGACCCCGTGTCCGTCGTACGTGGCGCCCAGGGGGTACGGCTTCCCTGGAAGCACCTCCGCCCGCCTCATCCCGTGCTCCTCTCCAGTAGGACGACCGGGAAGCTCGCGAGGAGCGGTGAGAGGGGCAGCACCACGCCGCCCCGCCTTCCGCGCTCTGCTCGGACCTCGCGCCCGGTGAACACGTCCCGGAACATCATGCCTCCATAGGCCTCCGGAAGGTCTACGAAAGTGCCTTCATACGCGCGGGCCAGTCCCCCCCCGGACTCCAGCGCCGAGAGCGTGAAGCGCGGCACCACGGTGAGAACCACCGAATCCTCGTGCTCGCGGGCGAAGGCCACGGCCGCCTCGGAGCGCTTGCCCACCAGGTGCAGCACCCGGTAGCCGCCCGTGCGGAAGAGGGCCGCCTGACGCTGGCGCAGCCGCAGGCCCTGGGTGAGCGTGTAGAGCTTCACCCGCCCATCGGTCATGTCCGCCGTCAGCCGGGCGCACAGGGCCGCCGGGTCGCTGGCGGCCTCACGGTCCAGCTCCTCCAGCAGGCGCATGCGCAGGGTGTAGTCCACCGGCCGCCGGTTGTCCGGGTCCACCAGGGACAGGTCCCACAAGTCGCAGCCCTGGTAGGTGTCCACCACGCCGGGCGAGGCCAGCTTGAGCACCAGCTGCCCCAGGGCGTTGAGCTGTCCGGCCCGCTCGATGCGGCGCTTGAACTGGCGCACGTCCTCCAGGAAGACGTTGCTGCCCTTGCGGTCGAAGCACGCGTCCACGAAGCGCGCCACCGCCGCGTCGTAGTCGGCGTCCGGGTTGGTCCACGCGGTGCGGACCTTGGCCTCCTTGATGGCCTTGCCCATGTACTCGCGCACCCGGCGCTGGAAGTCCTCGTGCTCCGCCTCGGACAGCGAGTCCCCCATGGGCCAGGCGCCCACCACCGTCTGGTAGAAGAGGTACTCGTCGTTGTGCGTGGGCGCGGGGCCGCCGGGCAGCTCCGCCACGTGGCGGGCGTTGAGCCGCGACCAGCGGTGGACACGCTGCCGCCACTCGTCGGTCAGCTCGGTGAGCACGTTGAGCCGTGCCCGCACGTCCTCGCTGCGCTTGGTGTCGTGGGTGCTGCTGGTGAGCAGGCTCGCGGGCCAGTGCTCGGCGCGCTCCTGGTTGCGCTGGTGGAACAGCGAGGCGGGGATGCCGAAGTGCTCCGGCTCTCCGCCCACCTCGTTGAGCGAGACGAGGCGGTTGTAGATGTAGAAGGCCGTGTCCTCCAGCCCCTTGGCCATCACCGGCCCCGTCACCTGCTGCAGCTTCATGGCGAAGCGCAGCATCACCGCCCGCTCCTGCTCGTTCAGGTGCTCCGGGTAGCGCCGCAGGAGGATGTCGCGCAGGAAGTCGTAGATGCTGGCGTTGGTGGTGGCATTGCGCTCCTTGGCCCGGGCGATCGTCCACTCGATGTACTGCACGTCTCGCTCGTCCAGCTCCGGGCGCCAGCCATCCACGTAGGTGCGGTAGACGGGGAACAGGGCGATGAACTCGATGAGCGCCCGGCGCAGGCTGTTGAGCGTGAAGTCGCGCGTGCGCCGGTTCATCTCCGAGATGCGGTTGAGCTCATGGGCCAGCATGTTGAGCTCGCTGGACATGGCCGTGCGCAGGATGAGCAGCTTCTTCTGGTGGACGAGCTCCTCGAAGTCCACCACCTCGTTGATGAAGCGGTGGTACGTCTCCGTCATCGCCTTCTCGGCTTCCGGCTGGACGAAGAGCCCGCCCAACGCGTTGGCGAAGCGGTAGCCCGTGGTGCCATGCACCGCCCAGGAGTCGGGGATGCGCTCCTTGCCACCCTGGATCTTCTCCACCACCACGAAGAGCGCCTTGCGCAGCGGCGAGCTGGGATCGGCGGCCACCTCCTCGCGCCACCGGGTCACCAGGCGCTGCTCCACCACGGGCCAGCGGACCTCCTCGGCGCCCTGCTCCTTCTGGAGGCGCGCGCGGGCCTGCTCCACGAAGAAGCGCT includes:
- the apaG gene encoding Co2+/Mg2+ efflux protein ApaG, with the translated sequence MSTTTSEGIRITVKPAYWQERSAPESGHYAFKYTVEIANVGTAPAQLRSRHWIITDANGRVEEVRGEGVVGKQPKLAPGERFEYTSWAMLRTPFGSMHGSYAMVRPDGQQFEARIAEFALTMPHALH
- a CDS encoding L-threonylcarbamoyladenylate synthase — protein: MLTPDLLERAVEILRQGGVVALPTETVYGLAANAEDELAVRRVFAIKGRPATHPLIVHIPGVEALPDWARDIPEEARRLAAAFWPGPLTLVLPRTARATDAVTGGQDTVALRVPAHPIAHAVLSALGGGLAAPSANRFGRVSPTTAPHVREDLGAEVDLVLDGGPCTVGVESTIVDLSSGEPAILRPGGLASEEVERVLGRPVPIRTASTVRVSGSLASHYAPRAGVVLVEPAEALAKAEGLRAQGLRVGVLGPSSLVLPPDFPRFEVPEDPAGAARYLYMRLREADQAGLEMLVACLPPARGLGLAVRDRLSRAAAPRPPGA
- the treY gene encoding malto-oligosyltrehalose synthase; the protein is MLLQGSEEGATAESQTAEREKSLADRLYERVREELLARAKETPLSTYRVQLHQGFNFQAARAMVPYLAKLGVSELYSSPYLKASPGSTHGYDCVDHQQLNPEVGSPEDHAALCRTLREHGLGQVLDVVPNHMGIERFNPLWFDVLENGPSSVYAKYFDIDWAPVKSELRDKVLLPILGDQYGIVLENGELKLAYKDGAFFIQYYEHQLPLAPRQYATVLRHELAGLESKLGATNAHLIELQSVLTAIEHLPVRTETERAKVIERNREKEVIKRRLAAVVEASPEVAAFVAANVQAFNGTKGDPRSFNRLDSLLASCSYRLAHWRVAGEEINYRRFFDINGLAAIRVEDDEVFDEAHARIFDWLRDGSINGLRIDHPDGLFDPTAYFLRLQERFFVEQARARLQKEQGAEEVRWPVVEQRLVTRWREEVAADPSSPLRKALFVVVEKIQGGKERIPDSWAVHGTTGYRFANALGGLFVQPEAEKAMTETYHRFINEVVDFEELVHQKKLLILRTAMSSELNMLAHELNRISEMNRRTRDFTLNSLRRALIEFIALFPVYRTYVDGWRPELDERDVQYIEWTIARAKERNATTNASIYDFLRDILLRRYPEHLNEQERAVMLRFAMKLQQVTGPVMAKGLEDTAFYIYNRLVSLNEVGGEPEHFGIPASLFHQRNQERAEHWPASLLTSSTHDTKRSEDVRARLNVLTELTDEWRQRVHRWSRLNARHVAELPGGPAPTHNDEYLFYQTVVGAWPMGDSLSEAEHEDFQRRVREYMGKAIKEAKVRTAWTNPDADYDAAVARFVDACFDRKGSNVFLEDVRQFKRRIERAGQLNALGQLVLKLASPGVVDTYQGCDLWDLSLVDPDNRRPVDYTLRMRLLEELDREAASDPAALCARLTADMTDGRVKLYTLTQGLRLRQRQAALFRTGGYRVLHLVGKRSEAAVAFAREHEDSVVLTVVPRFTLSALESGGGLARAYEGTFVDLPEAYGGMMFRDVFTGREVRAERGRRGGVVLPLSPLLASFPVVLLERSTG
- the glgX gene encoding glycogen debranching protein GlgX, translated to MRRAEVLPGKPYPLGATYDGHGVNFAVFSEHARKLEVCLFDPADPTREIRRFPLLETTHQVWHGYVPGLQPGTLYGLRAHGPYEPKRGMRFNPDKLLVDPYARALHGHVDYAVPVYPYKVGDESDKEADLTIDSRDSAAGMPKAVVLTDAFDWEGDRPPAIPWHQSLIYELHVKGFTKLHPDVPEPLRGTYAGLAHPAVLEHLRKVGVTAVELLPIHALADEPFLTKKGLTNYWGYNTLGYFAPESRYSSSGSLGGQVTEFKQMVKALHRAGIEVLLDVVYNHTCEGNHMGPLLSFKGLDNAAYYRLSDKDPRFYLDFTGCGNSWNASHAYSLKLVADSLRYWVEVMHVDGFRFDLATTLGRDRTGYDTRAAFFQMIHQDPVLSRVKLIAEPWDVGDFGYQVGNFPVLWSEWNGKYRDTIRRYWKGDDRQAAEIGYRLTGSSDLFSLSGRRPTASVNFITAHDGFTLHDLVTYNDKHNEANQENNRDGANDNHSWNCGVEGETEDPKIVALREQQKRNFLATLFVSQGVPMLVAGDEMGRTQKGNNNAYCQDNALSWVDWNLDSRQRALLEFTVRISQLRREQPVLSKRRFFRGAHIWDSELKDLAWFRPDGKEMRKDDWEKPHVRSVGFLLGGDAIATLDDEGQRIVGDTLLVLMNAHHEPITFLLPAIEWGADWELVVDTAASGESAHTHTPAGGKVQVVGRSMVVLRRPATE
- the hemH gene encoding ferrochelatase, which translates into the protein MPAPKKGLLLVNLGTPDAPETGPVRRYLREFLNDPRVLDIHPVGRWALLNLIILPTRPAKSAEAYRKVWMKEGSPLLVHSRALTAEVASRLAGQYEVELAMRYGNPSLPDAVKALKARGVSEFVVLPLYPHAAASSSSSSLARVYEVLSEAWDVAPVRAVPAFFDHPGFLEAFAEVARPVIAELRADHVLMSYHGLPERHMRKSDPSGRHCLASASCCDVLTDVNRNCYRAQCFATSRGLAERLGLAPEGYTVSFQSRLGRTPWVKPYTDFVLPELAKKGVRRLAVMCPAFVADCLETLEEVGIRAREQFLESGGEALTLVPSLNAHPAWVDAVVRLVHEADGTASAATSSPPAAAAPRAPSPAR
- a CDS encoding TerC family protein, encoding MNTQVALWVGFNVFVLAMLAIDLGLFHRKEHTVSPKEAGIWTVVWVTISMLFCAGIWRFSGPEPALQWLTAYVVEYSLSVDNLFVFLMVFSYFRVAPEHQHRVLFWGIIGAFIMRAVLIIAGTALVKEFHWLIYLFGAFLVFTAVKMLVSKDEDVDPEQKAVVKIARRVLPVSRLGDGSRFFIHEDGRMKVTPLFLVLLVVEATDLLFALDSIPAVLGISQDAFIIYTSNVCAILGLRSLFFVVASLMEKFHFLKVGLAAILGFVGVKMLITYFDIHVPIVLSLGVIAGILVASIVASLIWPKAPEPGHDRESAKT